The DNA region aataatgacaacataaataacattttcatttacaCATAGATTTTACTATTTAAATTGTCATGAGACAATGGGTTCCTTTATTCTTAGATGACAACATGTTTGTGGCTTGAAAAGGAGACAACATTTTAACGATGTAATAGTTGTACTGTTACTCAAAAACCAGTGAGAGAACTTAGTGGAGAAAATGAATATGGTTTGAAATGCTATATCTCAATTACTATCCTTCAGGggaattttcttctttgtctgtATGCTTTCTTTCATGCTTTTGAAGGGTACCAATTTGTGCAAAGGATATACCACATTTCTTACATTCAAagagtttctctccagtatgatttttttcatgcatGTGAAGACTACTGCGATATGAAAAGGTTTTACAACAATGCTTACATTgaaagggtttctctccagtatgaattctctcATGTATTTGAAGATAGCTGGAACAGGCAAAGGTtttaccacattggttacattcataaggtttctctccagtatgactTGTTTCATGTAGTCTAAGACTACTGCgatatgcaaaggctttaccacattgattacattcataaggcttctctccagtatgaattctttcatgcctTTGAAGATGACTGtgatatgcaaaggctttaccacattgattgcatttatagggtttctctccagtatgaattctttcatgcaTTTTAACATGGCTGCTACGTGCAAAGGTTTTACCACATTGACTGCATTTATATGGTTTCTccccagtatgaattctttcatgtatttgCCGGGTACTGTGACATGTAAAGGCTTTACCACaatgattacattcatagggtttctccccAGTGTGAGTTCTTTCATGCTTGTGAAGACTATTGCtatatgcaaaggctttaccacattgattacatttatagGGTTGCTcaccagtatgaattctttcatgtatttgaagaTTACCATTACatgaaaaggctttaccacattgattgcattcatagggtttctcaccagtatgaattctttgatGCTTGTGAAAATGACTTTTATATGCAAAAactttaccacactgattacattcatagggtttctttcTAGTATGAATCCTTTCATGTATTTGAAGGTAATTAGGACATGCAAAGGTTTTACCACATTGATGATATTCATACTTTGTGTCTCTAATATTTATCTTACATATGTGATGATTACTGTGAAATGTAATGTCTTTATCTCTTTCATTATATTCATAGGATGTTATTTTGGAATTATTTCTTTGGTGTAACTGTAAAGAGGCTTTATCACATTGAATATAATCATAGAGATACTCTTCATTGTAGGTTGTGTTCTGTATTTGAAGATACCTGTGATAGTTAAAGCTTTTACTACTTGGCTCACATCCATTATGCTCTTTTCCTAGATGAGCTATTTTACatctttgaagagaaaaagaagaactaAGATCTTTACCACACTGATTGCATTCATAATATTTTCCTATAGTGTGAGTCACACTACATATGCAAAGTAAACCATGACAGACAGGAGCTTTTCCACATTCCTTGTATTCATAAGGCTTTTCTCCATTGGGAGTATTTTGGTGAATTCCCATTGAAGCTGGAAAATCATTTACTTGTAAACTTATATCACATTCACCATGTCTTCTCATAGTGGGGATGACTACATATCTTCTAATTGTTCTGGGAAAAAGAGAGGTGCACTGCTTCTTTCCATAGCCCTTTGCTTTACATGTACTATACTGAGAACAGTTGAAATACCTATTAAAAgaagaataacaaataaaagattttcaTGTTGTATTCATACAGTTTAATTAATGCTCTGTTCCTCATAGATGCATGGTATAGGGACTCAAGTTTCTCCACCACAACAATCTTCTTAACTCTTATAAACTGCTGTCTGCCTAAACTACACTAAGTCGCTACAAGTATATGAGTAATACTAGCTTTACTATGATTCATTTGTAACAGGTCTTGGACATACACTAATACCCTAATTAATGTATATGTCATTTATGATAtttcaatggaataaaattaagtAGATAGACACTTATACAAAAGGGTTCTTATGAGGCTGTGATTAAAATTGTGACATCTTCTAAGGCTTTGGTTCCTTCTCTTGTTTCTTATTGGGCTACTAATTAGCTACCTGAGATTGAACTGTAtggtgtgtgtacttgtgtgtcaacttgtcacaagctggggttatcacagagaaaggagcttcaggtaaggaaatgcctccgtgagatccagctgtaaggcattttctcaattagtgatcaagtggggagatccccttgtgggtggtaccatctctgggctggtagtcttggattctataagaaagcaagctgagcaagccaggggaagcaagccagtaagaaacatccctccatggcctctgcatcaggttctgcttcctgacctgcttgagttccagtcctgacttcctttggtgatgaacaggagtatggaagtgtaagacgaataaaccctttcctccccaacttgcttcttggtagtGATGTTTTGCACAGGAATAGAAAGGGACTAAGGCAGTgtgtaagaatttaaaaatccTCACAAAACTGtgcttacattatttttttcttcattaaaacttCAGGGTACATTATAAATTTCTTCAGAGGTACATTATGTATCAGCTTCCACATGAAAATTACCTTCCATGTCTTCTAGAGCTTTGACAACATTCTTCATTATTGTGGTCTTCCCATTCATAGCCTAAAATATAGAACCAGAAAATGTATGAGATACTGTtggaaattatgtaaaatttaaattattgtcTTCACTGAATCTTGTAACAATGCTTAATTTATTCaccacattcatttttttcacaaTCAAAATTACAGAAGAGCACTCATCTCTAAGAAAGGTTTGTTTCCCTAACTTATGAAGTGAAGGAAATTTCATGTTATTACCTATACAAGTAAGGTTCCAGTAGGTCTCCAGCATGACATCTTTGTAGAGACTCTTCTGAGAAGTATCCAGCAAAGCCCACTCTTCCTGAGAGAAGTTCACATGCACATCCATAAAAGTCACTGCATCCTAAAgcatatcacatatatgtatgtatatatagagagagcatAAATGCAAATATACGaaatgtatttatacacatacacacaaaaacataatAGAAATGGTGATTCTGGAGAAAGGTGTGCCTGCACCAGGGACCCCACCAcctcctgtctcccaggaggtctgcccTAACCAGGGACAAAGGTGAACTCCACAGTCCAGTATACATGAGTTCTATCCTGCTTTGCCTGAGTCCCATtgcccttctggtctgcacctcCACCTGCACCCATGGCAGACTGCCATGCCTGGTCCCACCTCCCACCCAACAGCTTGCCTGTCTTCCAGGAAGTCTGCCCTAACAAGGGACACAGGAGGATggctctaaccagagacacaggAGGCCTGTTCTAACCAGGGACATAGGAGGCCTGCTTTAACCAGAGACAGtactgcctgcctcccaggagatGCTCCAATCCGAGACAACCAGGCCAgttaacactagagataaccagatggtgaaaggcaaccacaagaataaaagcaacagaaGACAATGAAATGTGGCAcgatcagaacccagttctcctaccacagcaagccctggaaacCCTAACACAGCTGAggagcaagattctgacctaaaaccCCATCTCATGAAGAcaatagaggcctttaaggaggatataaataactagGAAAACAGCCcatctgtctcccaggaggtctgtcATAACCAGGAACACAAATTAACATGCCCGCTTGCAGACCCCAAAGCTAGCCTgtcttccaggagatctgatctAACTAGGGACACAAGGACACAGGAACACAGTAGGCCTGCTCTAACCAGGTCACAcagctctacctgcctccaaggaggcCTGCTACAGTCTAAGAAACCCAGACCAGTTAAaaccagagataaacagatggcaaaaggcaagcacaagaacataagcaaaagtATGAATGAAAAGTGTTTCCATAAGGAATGTTAAACAGTCCTACCTAGTGACAATATTTTGTACAGCAGCCGTTAGAGATAATTTGTAAACAATTTCCTCAGTCTATAATTTACCATTATATGGGTAATACTCTGCCTGCTGATTCAGATgcaaataccttaaaaaaaaagtatttgattAAGAGATTTTTGCCTTCTTGGGGATTACAAATTGCTCCTGAAGAAATATAAAGTAGAGATTCTATTAACTGTCTAGGATATAAGGTAGGTCTACAGAAAATTTGACCGCAGAAGGTACAAATAAGGAGATAACACttcatgattttcaaaaattgttgaGAAATAGTAAATGGCTAAGACTCAGAATTGGATTAACAATTCAAGAgctaagtaatttatttcaaaccttaCAAGGTGATTATGACTTGAATAGTCCAAGAAAAGTATCAGGTGAAACTGAAACATAGTTGGCTGTGGtagaaaagaaatcacaggatGCCCATGTATGCCCTTTAGATCCAAAGCTGAGTTGTATTTTAGTTCTTTTGCCTTCTACTTATTCTCCTATAGGAATTCTTACGCGGAGAGAATATCTTAGAATAGATATTTTTACCACACCAGCagagtaaaaaaattaaagacctaTGTAGAAATGGTTTCTGAATTGATTCTGATAGGAAAAATGAGACTTTACTGATTTGCAGGAATAGACCCAGGAGAAAttgtgatacatttttttttactactgcTGAAAAGGACTCATTACAGTCAGAAAATGAATGCTGGCAAGGAGCCTGTGGGGTACTCTTGAGGGGGGAGAGATTAACAACAAGAGACTTCAGTTTACaaaaagaactaattggattctTATAACCATGTGTTTTTCCACCCTCATCCTTGCACCCAATATAACAACTCTGAGACATTATTATTTCATATGCCTAGGCAGAATtctctgactagctcataacttaatatcacatttttttttacttatttattatatgtaagtatactgtagctgtattcagacaccccagaagagggcgtcggatcttgttatggatggttgtgagccaccatgtggttgctgggatttgaactcaggaccttcagaagagcagtcaggtgctcttacccactgagccatctcaccagccccttaatatcacatttattctattctatataTGCCATATGTCCAGTTACCTTTCCTAAATTTCATGCATCCGACTTCCTCAGAGTCCAAGGCAAATCTCTTTCTGATTATCTTCCACAATTCTAATCTCCCTCTGCCAGTTGTCTCACCTTCTACTTTCTGCCTCAGCTAAGAGGCCATCAGAGTTTTACTGACCAGGTGGTGCTTCCATACAGTGCACAAGAGACtctttttacatttctctcttttagtccaataaaaggcttTTTTTCTCACACCAGCAAACTATATACAATAAAAGCAATTATAAAACCTATCAGGTAAGATTTACATTCACAATGTCCAGTCCATCTGTATTTGGCAGCCTTGGAGAAAGTATGTTACCATTTATCCTATCTTGGTTAGTTCAAAGTTCTGCACCTAATCATTTTCTATCATAACCTGCATTACCAACCTAAAAACATCTTCAGAGACctttaaatactttcttaaatCCTATAAAACTTCAGTTTATATGTGAGACTACAActaactagtcttcaaccccatcagagacctgagaaggaataCATATTACCTAAGTATGGAGGAATTGTAGGCAAGCAGCTTCCCAAACCATAGAAATAACAGAGTTAGGTAGCTGACTAGACAGTTCCTCAAAATACCTCTATAATGTTGGAGCATCCATCTGGATCAGTATATCTGACAGACATCTTTGTGATGCAGGACTTATGAGAGACTGCTTACCTTGTCTTTACAAAGatgggcaaaagaaaaaaaaaagagccttatATTGGATTAAAAGGAGACATTGGGGTGATCTTTTTGTGGACTGTGTATGGCTTCATAGTGTTTTGTAAACCCTCCACCCAACactttctgattggtttaataaagagctgaatgGGTAACAGCtgagcaggagaggagaggcagaacttTCAGCAGAGATAGAAACTCAGGGAAAGAATCAAGCCTGGGAAGACTCACCAGTGAGAGTTGGAGGAGTTGGACATAtgaaactgaggcaagaaaatGAGCCACGTAGCATAACATAGATTAACATAAATGggttaatttaatttataagtcCTAGTTGGGAACAAGAGTAAGCTAAGGCCCAACGttttgataaataataaaaggtcTTTTTGTCATTATTTGGAAGCTGACAGTTCAAAGAATGTCTATATGGTTATAAAGCTGGAGCTTTCTTCCAGGATGCTACACTGAGGCATGGTTTCTGTTCAAAGCAGGACAGAGAGACTGGGATGAGGGCGCAGGTAAGCACAGTCCTGATATGTCCTAATATCCACCGTACCTGCATATTCTCCTCCATATTTCATTTCCCTTAGTGTAATGGAGTGATCATCTACAAAGAGTACACTAAGGCATGTATAGGATAGTAGCTTGTCATACCACCCATAGAATGCTAAAATCCTAATTCACCAAAAGTCAAATGCAACAAATATGTATTCATTCGTGTGTTCTTGAGTCTATCCTCTGCCAAATAGCCAAGCTGTCTGTTCAAGCCCTTACTCCCCACTGCCCAGCCCGCCAAGTATTGAGATTTTAGGCCTAAGTGACAATGCCAGGATAAGAAATGTTAAACTAGTATCTACCAGAAATCAGTCTTTGAATAGACTGCTTATGAGTCTATGAGACAGAATATGTTGCTGCTGTTTAGATAGTAAAGAAACAGATGGGAACAGGAAAGAGGGTAGTGATGATGTgtctatcttagggtttctatggccataataaacacatgaacaaaagcaacttgagtaTCTGTTTCttgggcttacacttccacaacatagttcatcattaaaggaagtcaggaaagtaACTCAAACAGGGTAAGCATCTAGAGGAAGGAGCTGATATATAGGTGATGGAGGGtgtgacttactggcttgctcagccttctttcttacacAATGCAGGACCACCAATCCACGAATAGCTCCACCCatgatgggctgggccctccccaccaatcactaattaagaaaataccctacagacttgcctgcaaCTTGATCTCATGAAGTCATTTTCTGAATTGAAAcctcctcctttcagatgactgaAGTTTGTGtcaaattcacataaaaataacagtcaaagaaaatgtaaagagcAAAAAGCTCCTCACCCAaagcatccaagaaatccaggacacaatgagaagatgaaacctaagcataataggtagagaagagagtgaagattcccaatttaaaagGATCAGcagatatcttcaacaaaactatagaagaaaacttccctaacctaaagagatgcccatgaacatacaagaagtctacagaactccaaatagattggaccagaaaagaaattcctgctgtcacataataatcaaaacaccaaatgcactaaacaaaaaatattaaaagcagtaagggaaaaaggtcaagttacatataaaggcagacctaccagaattacaccagacttttcactagagactataaaagctagaagatcctgggcagatgttatatagaccttaagagatcacaaatgccagtccaggctactatacccagcaaaactctgaattactatagatggagaaccCAACATATTtcgtgacaaaaccaaatttacacaatatctctccataaatccagccctacgaaggataacagatggaaaactccaatacaaggaggtaaactacacactagaaaaagcaagaaagtaatctttcaacaaacccaaaagaagatagccacacaaacataatcccacctcaaacaacaaaaataacaggaaggaacaatCACTATTCATTACTATCTTTGAACATCTTAAATCAATGGattcagttccccaataaaaagacatagactaacagacggGATACGTAATTAGGATgtaacattttgctgcatataggaaacacatctcagtgacaaaaagagacactacctcagagtaaagggctagaaaatttccaagcaaatggtcccaagaaacaactagagtagtcattctaatattgaataaaattgactttcaaccaaaagttatcaaaaaagataaggaaagacacatcatactcatcaaaggaaaaatctaccaagaactctcaattatgaacatctatgctccaaatgcaagggcacccacattcatagaagaagcattactaaagttcaaagcacacatcacaccacacacaataatagtggagaCTTCAAAAGCCTGCTCTcgtcaatggacagatcatggaaacagaaactaaacagagacacagtgacactaacagaagttacagaccaaatggatttaacagatatctatagaacattttatcctaaaacaaaaggatataccttcttctcagcacatcatggttaccttctccaaaactgaccatataatcagtcacaaaacaggccacaagagatacaagaagaatgaaatgatcctatgcatcctatcagatcaccacagaccaaggctggtcttaaataacaactaaaacagcagaaagcccacacatgcgtggaagctgaacaatgccctactcaatgataacttggttgaggaagaaataaagaaattaaagactttttagaatttaatgaaaaggaaggcagACCATActtaaacttatgggacacaatgaaagtagtactaggaggaaaacacatagctctgggtgcctccataaagaaactggaggaaGCATACCCCACCAGCTTGAAAActcacctgaaagctctagaacaaaaagaagtaaatacacccaagaggagcagagagcaggaaataatcaaactcagggctgaaatcaaccaagtgtaaacaaaaagaactatacaaagaatcaacaaaaccaggagctgcttctttgaggaaatcaacaagataaacccttaatcagactaaccagagggcacagagacagtatccaaatgaacaaaatcagaaataaaaaggtagacataacaacagaaactgaggaaattaaaaaaaaaaaaacaaaacatcagatccttctataaaagcctatattcaacaaaactgtaaaacctggatgaaatggacaatcttctagacagataccaaataccaaagttaaatcaggatcagataaatcatctaaacagtcccatatcacctaaagaaatagaaacagtcatcatTATAAGTCTCCTAACCAGTTAAAAAAGTCTAaaaccagatggttttagtgcagaattctatcagaccccttctcaaactattccacaaaatagaaacagaaggaacactatccaattagttctatgaagccacagttatgctgatactaaaaaccacaaaaagacccaacaaagaaagagaacttcagaccaatttcccttatgaatattgatgcaaaatactcaaaaaaaaaaaaaaaatctcacaaactgaatccaagaacatatcaaaacaatacttcaccatgatcaagtaggcttcatcccagggatgcagggatggttcaatatatggaaatccatcaacttaattcactacataaacaaactcaaaggaaaaaaaaacaacacatggTCATTTGATTAaatgatgagaaagcatttgataaaatccaacatcccttcatgttaaaagtcttggaaagatcaggaattaaaggcccatacctaagcatagtaaaagtaatatacagcaagccagtagccaacatcaaactaaatggagggaaacttgaagcaatcccactaaaatcaaggactagacaaggctgcccactctctcctacctattcaatatgatgcttgaagtcctagccagaacagttagacaacaaaagaaggtcaaatggatacaaattggaaaggaagaagtcaaactatcactatttgcagatgatacaatagtatacttaagtgaccccaaaaattccaccagagacttcctaaacctgataaacaacttcagcaaagtggctggatataaaattaactgatacaaatcagtagccttcctttatacaagtgataaacaggctgagaaagaaatttgggacaTGACACTtttcacaattgtcacaaataatataaaatatcttggtgtgactctaaccaaacaagtgaaagatctgtatgaaaagaacttcaagtctctgaagaaagaaatctaggaagacctcagaaaatggaaagatctcccatgctcgtggattgataggattaatatagtaaaaatggtcatcttactaaaagcaatctacagattcaNTGCAATctccatcagaattccaactcaattcttcatagtgttagaaagagcaattctcaagttaatttggaataacaacaaacccAGGGTAGTGAATATTATTcttaagaataaaagaacatctgggggaatcacaatccctgacctcaagctatactatagagcaatgtgataaaactgcattgtattggtacagagatagacaggtaaatcagtggaatagaattgaagactcagaactgaaaccatacacctatggtcacttgacctttgacaaagaagctgaaACCTTCTAGTGGAAAAAccccagcattttcaacaaatggtgctgcttcaACTgatggtcagcatgtagaagaatgtgaatcaatccattcttatctccttgtacaaagctcaagtccagatggatcaaggacttccatataaaaccagatacactgaaactaatagaagagaaagggggaaagagtcTTGAATACATGGGGACAGGgcaaaagttcctgaacagaacaccaatgacttatgctctaagatcaacaattaacaaatggggcctcataaaatgacaaagcttctgtaagcaaaggACACTATAAACAGGACAAAActgcagccaacagattgggaaaagatttttaccaatcctatatccaatagagggctaatatccaatatatacaaagaactcaagaacttagactccagagaaccaaataaccctatcaaaaactggggaacagagctaagcagagaattttcaactgaggaaactcgaatggcagagaagcacctaaataaatattcatcatccttagtcattagggaaatgcaaatcaaaatgaccctgagattccacctcataccagtcagaatgactaagatcaaaaacccaggtgacagcagatgctggtgaggatgttgaaaaagaggaacactcctccattgctggtaggattgcaagctggttcaaccactctggaaatcagttttgtagTTCctaaaaaattggacatagtactacctgaggacccagctacaccTCTCCTGGgtttatacccagaagatgctccaacatgtaataagaacacatgctccactatgttcatagcagccNtatttataatagccagaagctggaaagaacccagatgtccctcaacagaggaatggatacagaaaatgtggcacatttacataatggagtactactcagctattaaaaacaatgatttcatgaaattcacaggcaaatgaatggaacttgaaaatttcatcctgagtgaagtaactcagtaacaaaagaagacacacagtATACCCttactgatgagtggatattagcccaaaagttcagaatacccaagatacaattcacagaccatatgaagcccaagaaggaagatcaaagtatggGTGAtttagtgcttcttagaagggggaacaaaatactcacgggaggaaatatggagacagtatggagcagagactgaaggaaaggtcatctagAGCCTGCCCCATCTGAggatccttcccatatacaaccacaaaactgggacactattgtggatgccaggaagtgcttgctgatgggtgcctgatatggatgtctccttaGAGGCCTTGACAGAACCTGACaaatagaggtggatgcttgaagccaaccattggatggagcatggggttcccgatggaggagttggagaagggactgaaggagctgagggggtttgcagccccatatggggagcaacagtgtcaacaggccagaccccctggagctcccagggactggaccaccaaccaaagactacacatggagggacccatggctctggctgcatatgtggcagaggatggccttgttggacatcagtgggaggagtagcccttgggcctgagggtgtttgatgccccagtgtaggggaatgccggggcaggaaggcaggagtgggtgggtaggggagtacctttatagaaacagggggaatgggaatgggaatgggatgGGAGTTTCCAAAGCAGAAACCTAGAAAGAggaaagtatttgaaatgtaaataaagaaaatattcaattaaaaaaaaccaatgactccaagaaatttgcaggcaaatggatggatctagaaaatgtcctgagtgaggtaactcaatcacaaaagaacatacatggtatatactcactaataagtgaatattaggcaaaaagcatggaatacccacaatacaatatggaccacatgaaactcaagagtaaggaagaccaaagagtgaataatcaagggaaatagaaggtgggagggacttgggacgaagaggggcagaatcaggtatgggaggaaatggaggaaatgtacagagggtcagaaaattgaacagggATGTATagaaatgggggatggggaactggggggggggtagcaaccagaaagtcccagatgccaggaaagcaagagcctcccaggaccccacaggggtgacattagctgaagtaccccacaaaagggagggagaacctgtcaagaccatatccagaggtcaGGCATACCCCACTTTCCCCCTTCcacttgagggatggggccacccaccc from Mus pahari chromosome 9, PAHARI_EIJ_v1.1, whole genome shotgun sequence includes:
- the LOC110326160 gene encoding zinc finger protein 431-like isoform X1, with the translated sequence MDAVTFMDVHVNFSQEEWALLDTSQKSLYKDVMLETYWNLTCIGYEWEDHNNEECCQSSRRHGRYFNCSQYSTCKAKGYGKKQCTSLFPRTIRRYVVIPTMRRHGECDISLQVNDFPASMGIHQNTPNGEKPYEYKECGKAPVCHGLLCICSVTHTIGKYYECNQCGKDLSSSFSLQRCKIAHLGKEHNGCEPSSKSFNYHRYLQIQNTTYNEEYLYDYIQCDKASLQLHQRNNSKITSYEYNERDKDITFHSNHHICKINIRDTKYEYHQCGKTFACPNYLQIHERIHTRKKPYECNQCGKVFAYKSHFHKHQRIHTGEKPYECNQCGKAFSCNGNLQIHERIHTGEQPYKCNQCGKAFAYSNSLHKHERTHTGEKPYECNHCGKAFTCHSTRQIHERIHTGEKPYKCSQCGKTFARSSHVKMHERIHTGEKPYKCNQCGKAFAYHSHLQRHERIHTGEKPYECNQCGKAFAYRSSLRLHETSHTGEKPYECNQCGKTFACSSYLQIHERIHTGEKPFQCKHCCKTFSYRSSLHMHEKNHTGEKLFECKKCGISFAQIGTLQKHERKHTDKEENSPEG
- the LOC110326160 gene encoding zinc finger protein OZF-like isoform X2; the encoded protein is MWKLIHNVPLKKFIMYPEVLMKKKIMYFNCSQYSTCKAKGYGKKQCTSLFPRTIRRYVVIPTMRRHGECDISLQVNDFPASMGIHQNTPNGEKPYEYKECGKAPVCHGLLCICSVTHTIGKYYECNQCGKDLSSSFSLQRCKIAHLGKEHNGCEPSSKSFNYHRYLQIQNTTYNEEYLYDYIQCDKASLQLHQRNNSKITSYEYNERDKDITFHSNHHICKINIRDTKYEYHQCGKTFACPNYLQIHERIHTRKKPYECNQCGKVFAYKSHFHKHQRIHTGEKPYECNQCGKAFSCNGNLQIHERIHTGEQPYKCNQCGKAFAYSNSLHKHERTHTGEKPYECNHCGKAFTCHSTRQIHERIHTGEKPYKCSQCGKTFARSSHVKMHERIHTGEKPYKCNQCGKAFAYHSHLQRHERIHTGEKPYECNQCGKAFAYRSSLRLHETSHTGEKPYECNQCGKTFACSSYLQIHERIHTGEKPFQCKHCCKTFSYRSSLHMHEKNHTGEKLFECKKCGISFAQIGTLQKHERKHTDKEENSPEG